The genomic interval GCTGATTTGGCTTTCATAAAATCTTTGGCTCCCTGCAAAGTATAGCCTTTTTCTTTTACCAGATGATAGATCGTTTGTACACACTCAATGTCTTTCTGGGTAAACTGCCGGTCGCCTTTTTTATTTTTTTTCGGCCGCAGCATGTCAAACTCCGATTCCCAAAAGCGGATGAGTGAAGTATTAACGTTAAATCTTTCGGCTACTTCACCGATACTGTAGTATCGTTTTTGAATTTCCTCATTCATACATTCCTCTGGTTAAATGGTATGCTTTTCCAAAGGTAGCACTTATCTGCAATGTTGATATACCTGAAGAATCAAAATATTGGAAGGGTATATAATTGCATGGCTAGCTTAATAGTAAGCATAACTCACTTAATAAGTGACCTTCTCGGGAGGCACATAGAGAAAGAATAAATTACTTCAAACAAATCTTATCATAGAAAATGATAACAGTATACCGGAAAAATTAAAGCAGATAATGTAATAAATACTTGCTGCATATAGCAAAGACAAAAGTGGCTTAGGGAGAGATTTAGGATCAATCTGCGTTTGTTACACGTAAGGGGCAGGAACTTAATTAATCCAATGATAAGTCTTTTTACTTCCCGGCAGTGGTATTCTTCTCTTTAAATGGAATGCGGTAAAATACATAATAGCTCAGGCCCATCATAATATTTTTGTCGGCTTTGCCAAAACCCGGTATGAAAACGGCATCCAGCCCATTGTATTTGCTCTGGGCAATTTTTACTTTGAGCCGGCCGGTAAAACCAATATACACATTACTGAATACATTTACTTTTACACCACCAACGCCTTCCAGCCAGTGTGCCATTCCGTTTTGTTTGGGTGCGGGTTCATTATAACTGCCCCAGTATTCATCATAAATCAATATATTATCAGCGGCAAAACTAAACCGGCTTACTCCATACCTGGCTCCTATAAAAATAGCATCGTCGCCACCTTTCAGCAGGTTGCTCTCTACGCCCACTCGTCCGAATAAGCCATTGCTCGTATAACTATAGTTAAAAGTATCTGTTTTTTCCAGGGTTATGTTGCTGAAACCAGCTTCAGCTACAAATACTACTTTTTTATAGCCTACATCTGCTGATGCCTCAAAAGTTTTGTGACCTTTATTGGTTAAGAAGTAATAGGCGATTTTTCCCAGATCAACGCCGATGCGTACCCCATTTGAGAGCACCGTATCTTCTCTGGCCGTTTGTGCAAAGGCAGTTACCTGTAGTACAAGCAGCAGGCTAGTCAAAATAAATCTTAACATTGGCATTATTGTTCTGGGCATTCACCGAAGGCTGTGTTACAAGTACAGTATCAATATTTTGTCTGGAATGTTTTATTACCCGGAGATTCTCAAATTCCATTTCAAATCCACACGCCTGAGATCTAAAATAAGGTTTACGGGTATAGGTGAAAAAAATTGTATCATTTGCTAAACTATCTCTTACAAATACAAATGTAGACATATCATTTACTTGCGAAAGGGGAATCCGTAAGCCGGCAATAGCAGCTTTGCTTCTTACCAATGAGTCATCTTTCCGAGGAGGCTGCGGGTTGGCACCTATACCATAAATGTGCTTAAAAGCTACAGTAACAGCTTGTTCTTCAGTTCTTTCGGCATCTATAAACCGGGCAAAAGATACTCGCATCACCGGATCGGATACAGTTTCACACTCTTCCCCTACACAAGCATTAAGGAAAACAAAAATAACCAGCAACCAGCAAGAGGTACGCAGAAACAAAGGAGTGAAGCGCATAGTACAATTAACCCGGCTAAATTAGGAAGAAAATCTTTATCTGCCATGCGTACCGGCGGCAGTAATAGGTTTCCAGAACGATAAATAGTAAAATCGTTTTTAGATTTTCATTTGTTACTTAATCTTTAGGTTTCTGAAAGAACATCAGGTGCTGCTGAGGCAGTACATTGGAGGTTTGTATCCATTTCAGGCCTACGGCTTCCATTTCTTTTTGTGCCTGGGCAACAGTCATTTTGTGTCTGGGGCGAATCGGAACATTAGGGTCTTCGGCCCGGTATTCTACCAGGGCTACTCTTCCGCCAGGTTTTAGTGCAGTAGCAATTACCTCCATCATCTCGCGGGGGTGCGAAAATTCATGATAGGCATCTACCATCAATACGAGGTCTACGCTGCCGGCTGGTAATTTGGGGTTGCTGAATGTACCTAATACGGTTTCTACATTGGGCGCTTTATTCTTTACTTTATTTGTTTCCAGCAGGTCTATCATTTCCTGCTGAATATCTACAGCCAGTACTTTTCCCTGCGGTACCAGAGGACTCATGCGGAAAGTAAAATATCCGGTGCCGGCGCCAATATCTGCCACTACATCATCTTTCTGTAAGGATAGGGCTTCCAGCAAGGCATCAGTCCGTTCTTCCTGTTCACGTTCTGGTCTTTCGAGCCATTCAGCACCCGTATGCCCCATCACCTGTGCAATTTCCCTTTCCATATAATACTTTCCAGTGCCATCGGGGCTTTGAGAAGGCTTGTTCTGGTAAATTTCACTCACCGTTTCCGGGTCATTTGCCTCCTGGGTTTGTGCTTTCTTTTTTTGCCCGCAGGCGGCCTGAGATAACCAGATCGAACAGAAAATGATAAACAGGTATAGGCTGGGTTTACTAATTACTTTCATAAGATTTTAGGTTTTATTCTACTGCCCACACGAGAGTTAACAGTGAGATCTTCCTGAAAAAGTCTGATTCCTTTTCTTGTAGAACGATTTTTTTGCGCTATAGTATGCTGCGAATTAATTTTCAATTAAATGTAGGGTATTAAATAACAATCCCGGTAGTCTTCAATTACCGGGATTGTTATTTAAAAATCAGATATAGTTCTCTACACTCAATTCATTCCTTTTGATTCCTTAAATTCTTTGAAACAGTTATTGATGGCTATTACGATTTCATATTCATTCTCTGCTTGTATCACCATTGCCTCCGAAAGTTTGCAATACTTCATAAACTCTTCCAGCGCCTGGTCTTTCAGGCCAGTTAGCCGTTGCACCAGCTGCTGGTTAAACTTGGTTTCATACGATTTCTTTTTATATTCCTGCACCCTCAAAGCCTGCACTTTTTTCTTTTCTTTGGCTTCCCGGCTTACTTTATTATATATCGCACTAAACGGACCCACCACAGCTACCCCGCCACTTGGCATATATTCTACACCTTCGGTAAGTTTAGGCTGTTTAATTTGCGGAAGCTGTAATTCTGGCTCATCAGGCAGTTTCAAGCCCAGAAAATCTTTCTTAAACTGATCTTCAGTAGGAATCGCACGTACGTCTACTTCTTTTAACTCATAAATTTTAGGCGTGAGCTTGATTTGTACCAGTGGACTATTCGATTTAGACGCAGGATCTAATACAAAGTGGTAAACTTCGTAGCCAACGGCCGAGAACAGGATGGTATCCGTACGGTGCATAGCAATGGAAAAATATCCTTTGTCATCGGTAGTAGCCCCGGTTCTGCTTTTAATGTTTAGCACATGTACCCCGGTAACAGGTTTAAGACTATCGGCGCTCAGCACAGTACCAGACAAGGAAAGGAGCTTGCTTTCTGCAGATTGCTGCGCCAGTAATGGCAGGAATGCTCCTATTCCGAAAAAAAGCAGAACAAGTTGGATTGAGAATTTCATAAGCCGGGTGGTTGTATAACCTGTTTACAGTACAGCAAGAACGATACGAATTGTTCCTGCTTCCGCTGAAAACGGAGGTTAATTTATCCTATACGATAAAGATAGAAGTTTATTTACAATATCCACTAACGCAAGGTACGAATGGTCACCCGATTTCTTTAACGGTTACCTGTTATTTTGCTTTCCTATACTTTGATAAAGTCTGTAAGAATAAATAGCTAAATTGCTTCCAGATTATTTAACTATTTTTATACTTGAGCCATACATCTGAACATTCTACAGTTGCCCAGCGCCAGCATCCCATTGGTATTTTCGATAGTGGCATTGGCGGACTTACTGTTGCACATGCCGTTACGCAAGCTTTGCCGCATGAACACATTATTTATTTTGGAGATACCGCACACCTGCCCTATGGTGATAAGTCTACGGCAGCCATTCAGGCGTATTCCGTAAAAATATGCGATGTATTGCTCCGGCAGCAATGTAAAATGATCCTGATTGCCTGTAATTCTGCTTCTGCTGCTGCTTTTGATCTGGTAACAGCCTATATAGGAAGTAAGGCCAAGGCCCTTAATGTAATCGACCCGGTGGTAGAGTTTGTAGGACAACAATTTGAAGGCAAAACCATTGGATTGATCGGCACCAAGCAGACTGTTAATTCGAATGTTTATAAAAAGAAGATAGATGACCTGCAGAAATCCATTGTGCTGCGTTCCCTGGCTACCCCGCTTCTGGCTCCGATGATCGAAGAAGGTTTCTATGACAATAACATCAGTGAAAGTGTGATCCATACTTACTTGTCTGACAAACACCTGAACCGGATCAAGGCATTAATTCTGGGCTGTACACATTATCCACTTATCAAAGACCAGATCAATGCCTATTATCAGAATAAAGTAGAAGTGATAGACAGTTCGCAGATTGTGGCAGCACATGTAAAAGCATTTCTGGAGAAAAACCAGTTACTCAATACGGCTGCTGCGCCCTATAAGAAATTTTTTGTATCTGATTATACCAAGTCGTTTGAAGCATCTACCAAGCTTTTTTTCGGCAAACGCCTGAAACTGGAAAGATATCCTTTGTGGGAGTAGTATAGAAATAAGATTACAGGAATTAATAGCCTATCGGATTTTTCTCCAATGCCGCTCATCCTACCATTCTGCAGCTCCTGGTCCCAGACTATTCTGTTAACACAAAATTAATACGAATCCTGGGTGTAAAATTCTAATTTTACTGCACTGTTATATACCAGCAACTACTCACTTTCAGTTCTAAAATCAGCAAATGGCTTAAATTCCGTTTTGTATGCATTCCCCTATGACCCTTGTAAGCAGATATTTTGAGCGTGATCTGAGCTGGTTATCGTTCAACTATCGTGTATTGATGGAAGCGGCAGATACTTCCCTTCCTCTCTACGACCGAATTGGGTTTATGGCCATCTATTCTTCTAACCTGGATGAATTCTTCAGGGTCCGGGTGGCTTCTATACGTAGTCTGCTTCAATTGAACAAACCCAAAATTAACCGCGAATTAGCCTACGAACCAGCCGTGTTGCTGCAAGAAATATATGCAGTAGTGGATAAGCAGCAGAATGAATATGGGGCTATTCTCAGAAATTCTATTCTGCCGGGATTGCGGGAAAACGGCATTATCATCTATCAGAACGAGCCGCTTACTGAAGCACATCAGCAGGAGGTGAAACATTATTTCCGGAGCAAAGTTTTGTCTTATGTGCAACCGGTATTGTTAAATGAAGCCGGTGCCAGAAAGCCATTTCTGGAAAACCGGGCTATTTATTTTATTGTCAAATTGCGCCTGAAGAATACGCAGGATGGCGAACAGGTTAAATATGCCCACCTGAATATACCCTCTGACCAGCTTCCCCGTTTTGTGGAACTATCGAAAACAGCTGGCAAACATTATTTTATCTTCCTCGACGATATTGTCCGGCTCAATCTGGGCAGTGTTTTTCCAGGATATGAAGTACTGGAAGCTTATAGTATCAAGCTGAACAGGGATGCTGAGTTAAACATTATTGATGAGTTTGATGGCGATCTGAAAGATAAAATAAAGAACCAGCTGAGTCAGCGGGAGCTTGGGCCGCCAGCCAGATTTTTGTATGATGCTACCATGCCGGAAGATACTTTGGAATTTTTATTAGAAACGTTTGAGTTGAGTAAAGAAGACCTGTTTCCCGGAGGCAGGTATCACAACTTATACGACCTAATGAAGTTGCCCAACCCGATCACTCCAGATTTGCAAAGTGCTCCCCTTGTTCCCCTGCTGCATCCAAAACTGGAATCGGTAGAATCTGTATTGGAAGCCATGGAGACACAGGATTATCTGCTGCATTTTCCCTATCATTCCTATGATTATATTCTGCGCTTTTTCAATGAGGCGGCTATAGATCCTCTGGTAGAAGAGATCAAGATTACACTGTACCGTATCGCTGCAAATTCATTTATTGCCAATGCCCTGATTAGTGCCGCCAGAAATGGAAAAAAGGTAACCGTATTTGTAGAAGTGAAAGCCCGGTTTGATGAAGAAAATAACCTGCGCTGGGCAGAAAAAATGAAAAAAGCTGGGATAGATATTATCTATAGTCTGCCTGCCTTAAAAGTGCATGCTAAAATTGCGTTGATACACCGTAAAACCGCTGACGGCCAGATTCAACGATATGCCTACCTGGGTACAGGAAATTTCAACGAAAATACCGCCCGTATTTATACAGATCATGGGCTGCTTACCTGCCACCGGAAAATGACCAAGGAAATGGAAGCGGTTTTTGCGTATTTGTGCGGCGATAAACAAAAAAGGCATTTTAAACATCTACTGGTTTCCCAGTTTAATTTGCAGGAATGTTTTTTAGAAATGATAGACCGGGAAATCAAACAGGCAAAAGCGGGCGACAAGGCGAGTATTATCATTAAACTGAATAACCTGGAAGATGAAAAAATGATTGATAAGCTATACGAGGCCAGCCAGGCAGGCGTACAAGTCGAATTGATCATACGGGGAATTTGCTGTTTGATCCCACAGGTAGAGGGCTTAAGTGAAAATATCCAGGTAACCAGATTAGTAGACCGTTTTCTGGAACATGCCAGGGTATTTATCTTTTATAATGGGGGCGATACGGAAGTATACCTGGCATCCGCCGACTGGATGAAGCGTAATTTATACCGCCGTATTGAAGTCGGTTTCCCGGTTTATGACGAAATAATGAAGGCTGAGTTAATGGAGATTATCCGCTTTCAACTCCAGGATAATACAAAAGCAGTATGGCTGGATACACATCAACACAATATGTCTATCAAATCCGCTACAAATGAAACTCGCATACGGGCGCAGATGGATACCTATCAATGGCTGAAGCAAAAGCAGGAATCTTTTTACAAGCCGGAAAAAATGGATTCTGAGAATCACCTTAAAAACCCTCTTTCCAGCTTGTAAATTTATCACAATATAGATTTCCTTTTAGACAACCTGTTTCTCAGCAACTTCTTTCATTACCGGCAGAATGGTTTTCCAGCCATCCACAGAATCAGTATATCTTTTTCCGCCTTCGGCTACTTCCATAAAGCCTGTTTGTGTAATGGTTAATTCTGTCTGATCAACTGTAGGTTGAATCTGGTACGCAACTGTAAGATAATTTGAAGGGATATCCAGTATGTTCCAGGTCGTTGGAAACAGAGTATATGCAAGATAATTTGGCGCTTCGGCCCGAATAATAATTCCTTTTACTGCTACTATTTCCTTGTCTCCCTGGTCAAAGTAATATTCAATGATACTCCCAGGTTTCCAGTCGGTTTGTACCCTGGCACCAAACATATACTTGCGAATACTTTCAGCCTCTGTAAGCATATTCCATACTTGCATGGCATCGGCATTTATCAACATGCTTTTTTTAATTTCGTTTTCCATCGTTATACTTTTTAACAAAGAAAACCGCTTTTACTGACAACCCTATGTCACATAAGACATGAAAAAACCGCAAGTTTTACATCCTGCGGTTCAAATATTAGTATGATAAATATGATTTTATTTTACAAACCCAAGGCTTTGCTATAGGTTGCCAGGTCTTTATCTCCTCTTCCGGATAAATTAATTACTACTACATCCAATGGCTGGAAATTCATTTTCTCCAGATAGGCAATGGCATGTGCCGTTTCCAAAGCAGGAATGATACCCTCCAGTCTGCTTAATAGTACACCTGCCTGGACAGCTTCCTCATCAGTGATATTATAAAATTGCGCCCGTCCGGTTTCAAACAGATGTGCATGGATTGGCCCGATACCTGGATAATCCAGCCCGGCAGAAATCGAATAAGGTTCAGTAACCTGTCCATCTTCTGTTTGCATCAGAATGGTTTTGCTGCCATGCAAAATGCCTGGTTTGCCTAAAGCAGTAGTTGCTGCTGAATGTCCGCTGGTTACACCTTGTCCGCCGGCTTCAATAGCAATTAAATTCACATCAGGTTCATCCAGGAAATGATAAAAAGCGCCGGCAGCATTGCTGCCACCCCCTACACAGGCAATTACATAGTCCGGATTAGAACTTCCGGTTTTTTCCAGCAACTGGCTTTTAATTTCTTCGCTGATCACCGACTGAAAACGGGCTACCATATCCGGATAAGGATGTGGACCTACTACCGAACCAATAATATAATGTGTGTCTGTAGGATTATTTATCCAATGTCGCATGGCTTCATTGGTAGCATCTTTTAATGTCTGGCTGCCGCAAGTGGCTGGTACTACCTTTGCGCCCAGCATGTGCATCCGGTCTACGTTCGGTTTCTGGCGCTCCATATCTAATTTTCCCATGTACACAATACATTCCAGGCCCATTAAGGCACAAACGGTAGCTGTAGCTACGCCATGTTGCCCGGCTCCGGTTTCTGCTACAATCCGTTTTTTCCCCAGACGTTTGGCAATCAGGATCTGTCCAATGGTATTGTTTACTTTGTGTGCACCGGTATGACAGAGGTCTTCCCTTTTGAGGTAAATATTGGTATTGTACTTTTCAGAAAGCCTTTTGGCAAAATATAGAGGTGTAGGCCGGCCTACATAATCTTTTAACAAATACTGAAATTCTTCCTGAAAGTCTGGCTGGCTGAGAATAGAAAGGTAATTTCTTTCCAGCTCTTCTACATTGGGATATAGCATCTCGGGAATATAGGCTCCCCCAAAATTGCCGTAATATCCTTTTTCGTTGACGGCAAAGGAAGCTTTTTCTTCTAAAATATTCATGCGGAATAGAGGTTAATAGCAGGCTTGCTATTTGGATATATAAAATTTGATTGCTGGCAAAATTACAAGGACAACACCAGTTTTAAAAATAGAGTTTACCCCGTTAGTAAAAGAATGCCTTTTTACTTCAATATATTGAGGTCAAGTTCAAAACCCGGTAATATTTGTCCGCCGGAAAGTTTAGTATTAAAAGAATCTAGGGTTTCGACTTTTTTCCCTGGCCGGTAAATGTACACTTTTTGGTCTTGTACATCCATCAGCCAGGCTAAGCGGCACCCGTTCTCTATCCATTCCTGCATTTTTTTCTGCAAGATTTTCAGAGAATCAGTTTTAGATCGTAGTTCAATCACAAAATCCGGGCAAAGGGGTGGAAATTTTTCTTTCTCTTCTTCAGATAATGCCTGCCATCTATTTAAAATGATCCAGGCAACATCCGGCGAGCGCATCGCTCCATTAGGTAGGATGAATCCTGTAGATGAATCAAAAGAAATCCCTAATCTGGCCTCTTCATTCCATAACTCTAAACGGGCCGCTATTTTAATATTTCTATTTCCTGTTTCTCCTCCGGTAGGTGACATAATGATGATTTCCCCTTCTCGGGTGCGCTCAAAGCGTAAGTTGCGGTTTTCCTGGCAGAAGGCAAATAATTGCTCATCTGTAAGCTGGCCCCACGAACGGGTACTTATTTTATATTCAAAGTCCATAGAATAGGTTGCCTGCTATGGCTGGAGACAAAGTGCTAAAATGAGTGATACGTAAGTAAAGGTATTTACATCTGTGGGATTTGTACGGTTGGTCTGAGTTGTCTGGCAAATGCGTTGATCTTATCAATATCCTTCAGGCCGGGAGAGATTTCAAACTTACTATTGATATCAACAGCATGAATATTTAAACCTTTCATTTCTGTGATCATCTCGGCATGCAGTGGACTCACACCACCACTGAGGAAAAAGGCTTTTTCGTTATCATACTCTTTCAGGATTTCCCAGTTAAAAGATTGACCAGTGCCGCCCAGGGTTGCACCTTTTGTATCGAACATAAAATAATCGCAATGGGATTTGTAATTATTTAACCGGCTGAAATTAAAACCTGGTTCAATAGAGAAAGCTTTAATCAGGGTAAGTCCCCGGCTTCTCAGACCCCTGCATACATCCGGTGTTTCATGTCCATGTAACTGAACCATATCCAACGTATATTTTTTTACTGTTTTCAAAATCAGGTCTGGATGTGCGTTTACAAAAACTCCCACTTTTTTAACATTTCTGGGAAACGTTTTCAGCAGGTCAATATTTAATTCTTCTCCGATGTATCTGGGCGATTTTTCGTAAAAAATAAAACCCATATAATCCGGCTGCACTTTGAGAAGGGATTGAATATTGACACTATTGCGCATCCCGCAAACCTTTAGTTTGATCATGATAGCAAAGTTTAGAAGGTGAAAATAGCTTATATTATAAATAACCTATTAGCTATAAAGTTAAGTAAAATATATAACTTTTTCACTATTCTAATATAATTAATATTATATTCAGTTTCACTTATTCAAGTTTACGGAAACAGTAAGGCTTTGCACTTTTTCAATAAACTCGGCGCAGGCTTTCTCAGACCGGCTGTTTTTCATAAACGTTTCGCCCATTAGAAAACCCTGATATCCATATGATTTTAACTCGATCACAGTTTCCGCCTGGCTGATGCCGCTTTCAGAAACCTTTACAAACTGTGAGGGAATAGCAGCAGATAATTCTTTAGAAAGAGTAATGTCTACCGTAAAATCCTTCAGGTTACGGTTGTTTACACCAATGGCATCCACTTCTGGGGTAATACTTCTATCCAGTTCCTCTTTATCATGTACTTCCAATAGAACTTCCAGTAGTAATGATTTGGCAAAGGCAGCCAGTGTTTTGATTTGTGTAGGAGAAAGGATGGCCGCGATCAATAAAATAGCATCGGCACCAATGGATTTGGCTTCCGTAATCTGGTATTCATCAATGGTGAAATCCTTGCGGAGAATAGGACAAAAATTGAACTTACGGGCTACAGTGAGGTCTTCATTTTTACCACCGAAGAACTGAGCATCAGTAAGAATAGATAACGCCGAAGCACCTGCCTGCATATACCCCACAGAAGTGCGTTCTACAGAGACATAAGGGTTGATCATACCTTTGGAAGGAGATTTACGCTTAAACTCCGCAATAATGCCTGTTTTATCCGGACGTAAAAGGTATTTTTTCAGCGAAACAGGCTGCGTCTCAAAATAGATGCTTTTCTCCAGCAATTTTGTTGGATACAGGCTTTTTCTTTCTGCTACTTCTTTCTGTTTATGGGCAACAATTTGATCAAGTATATTCATAGTTGTCTGGAACCAGGATTTTTAGGATTTAGGGATTAATTGGATTAAAATATTTATTATCTGAGATGATAAGTTAGTTATTATAAGAACAATATTACTGTCATATGATCTAAGGCTAATAACTTACTTATATTCTAATCTCAGTTCATCAATTTTTGAAAGCTCTTCAAAGCTTTTTTGCTTTCCAGGCTTTCTTTGGCAGTGGCTACGGCATCTTCCAGGCTAAGGCTGGGATTAGCGCCATATAAGGCCATGGCGGTATTGGCAATTA from Rhodocytophaga rosea carries:
- a CDS encoding MerR family transcriptional regulator, whose translation is MNEEIQKRYYSIGEVAERFNVNTSLIRFWESEFDMLRPKKNKKGDRQFTQKDIECVQTIYHLVKEKGYTLQGAKDFMKAKSAKHSENAELITSLEKIKSFLAELRDKL
- a CDS encoding DUF6048 family protein; amino-acid sequence: MLRFILTSLLLVLQVTAFAQTAREDTVLSNGVRIGVDLGKIAYYFLTNKGHKTFEASADVGYKKVVFVAEAGFSNITLEKTDTFNYSYTSNGLFGRVGVESNLLKGGDDAIFIGARYGVSRFSFAADNILIYDEYWGSYNEPAPKQNGMAHWLEGVGGVKVNVFSNVYIGFTGRLKVKIAQSKYNGLDAVFIPGFGKADKNIMMGLSYYVFYRIPFKEKNTTAGK
- a CDS encoding DUF6452 family protein, giving the protein MRFTPLFLRTSCWLLVIFVFLNACVGEECETVSDPVMRVSFARFIDAERTEEQAVTVAFKHIYGIGANPQPPRKDDSLVRSKAAIAGLRIPLSQVNDMSTFVFVRDSLANDTIFFTYTRKPYFRSQACGFEMEFENLRVIKHSRQNIDTVLVTQPSVNAQNNNANVKIYFD
- a CDS encoding class I SAM-dependent methyltransferase — its product is MKVISKPSLYLFIIFCSIWLSQAACGQKKKAQTQEANDPETVSEIYQNKPSQSPDGTGKYYMEREIAQVMGHTGAEWLERPEREQEERTDALLEALSLQKDDVVADIGAGTGYFTFRMSPLVPQGKVLAVDIQQEMIDLLETNKVKNKAPNVETVLGTFSNPKLPAGSVDLVLMVDAYHEFSHPREMMEVIATALKPGGRVALVEYRAEDPNVPIRPRHKMTVAQAQKEMEAVGLKWIQTSNVLPQQHLMFFQKPKD
- a CDS encoding carboxypeptidase-like regulatory domain-containing protein: MKFSIQLVLLFFGIGAFLPLLAQQSAESKLLSLSGTVLSADSLKPVTGVHVLNIKSRTGATTDDKGYFSIAMHRTDTILFSAVGYEVYHFVLDPASKSNSPLVQIKLTPKIYELKEVDVRAIPTEDQFKKDFLGLKLPDEPELQLPQIKQPKLTEGVEYMPSGGVAVVGPFSAIYNKVSREAKEKKKVQALRVQEYKKKSYETKFNQQLVQRLTGLKDQALEEFMKYCKLSEAMVIQAENEYEIVIAINNCFKEFKESKGMN
- the murI gene encoding glutamate racemase yields the protein MSHTSEHSTVAQRQHPIGIFDSGIGGLTVAHAVTQALPHEHIIYFGDTAHLPYGDKSTAAIQAYSVKICDVLLRQQCKMILIACNSASAAAFDLVTAYIGSKAKALNVIDPVVEFVGQQFEGKTIGLIGTKQTVNSNVYKKKIDDLQKSIVLRSLATPLLAPMIEEGFYDNNISESVIHTYLSDKHLNRIKALILGCTHYPLIKDQINAYYQNKVEVIDSSQIVAAHVKAFLEKNQLLNTAAAPYKKFFVSDYTKSFEASTKLFFGKRLKLERYPLWE
- the ppk1 gene encoding polyphosphate kinase 1; protein product: MHSPMTLVSRYFERDLSWLSFNYRVLMEAADTSLPLYDRIGFMAIYSSNLDEFFRVRVASIRSLLQLNKPKINRELAYEPAVLLQEIYAVVDKQQNEYGAILRNSILPGLRENGIIIYQNEPLTEAHQQEVKHYFRSKVLSYVQPVLLNEAGARKPFLENRAIYFIVKLRLKNTQDGEQVKYAHLNIPSDQLPRFVELSKTAGKHYFIFLDDIVRLNLGSVFPGYEVLEAYSIKLNRDAELNIIDEFDGDLKDKIKNQLSQRELGPPARFLYDATMPEDTLEFLLETFELSKEDLFPGGRYHNLYDLMKLPNPITPDLQSAPLVPLLHPKLESVESVLEAMETQDYLLHFPYHSYDYILRFFNEAAIDPLVEEIKITLYRIAANSFIANALISAARNGKKVTVFVEVKARFDEENNLRWAEKMKKAGIDIIYSLPALKVHAKIALIHRKTADGQIQRYAYLGTGNFNENTARIYTDHGLLTCHRKMTKEMEAVFAYLCGDKQKRHFKHLLVSQFNLQECFLEMIDREIKQAKAGDKASIIIKLNNLEDEKMIDKLYEASQAGVQVELIIRGICCLIPQVEGLSENIQVTRLVDRFLEHARVFIFYNGGDTEVYLASADWMKRNLYRRIEVGFPVYDEIMKAELMEIIRFQLQDNTKAVWLDTHQHNMSIKSATNETRIRAQMDTYQWLKQKQESFYKPEKMDSENHLKNPLSSL
- a CDS encoding SRPBCC domain-containing protein produces the protein MENEIKKSMLINADAMQVWNMLTEAESIRKYMFGARVQTDWKPGSIIEYYFDQGDKEIVAVKGIIIRAEAPNYLAYTLFPTTWNILDIPSNYLTVAYQIQPTVDQTELTITQTGFMEVAEGGKRYTDSVDGWKTILPVMKEVAEKQVV
- the trpB gene encoding tryptophan synthase subunit beta, translating into MNILEEKASFAVNEKGYYGNFGGAYIPEMLYPNVEELERNYLSILSQPDFQEEFQYLLKDYVGRPTPLYFAKRLSEKYNTNIYLKREDLCHTGAHKVNNTIGQILIAKRLGKKRIVAETGAGQHGVATATVCALMGLECIVYMGKLDMERQKPNVDRMHMLGAKVVPATCGSQTLKDATNEAMRHWINNPTDTHYIIGSVVGPHPYPDMVARFQSVISEEIKSQLLEKTGSSNPDYVIACVGGGSNAAGAFYHFLDEPDVNLIAIEAGGQGVTSGHSAATTALGKPGILHGSKTILMQTEDGQVTEPYSISAGLDYPGIGPIHAHLFETGRAQFYNITDEEAVQAGVLLSRLEGIIPALETAHAIAYLEKMNFQPLDVVVINLSGRGDKDLATYSKALGL
- a CDS encoding Uma2 family endonuclease; this encodes MDFEYKISTRSWGQLTDEQLFAFCQENRNLRFERTREGEIIIMSPTGGETGNRNIKIAARLELWNEEARLGISFDSSTGFILPNGAMRSPDVAWIILNRWQALSEEEKEKFPPLCPDFVIELRSKTDSLKILQKKMQEWIENGCRLAWLMDVQDQKVYIYRPGKKVETLDSFNTKLSGGQILPGFELDLNILK
- a CDS encoding phosphoribosylanthranilate isomerase, giving the protein MIKLKVCGMRNSVNIQSLLKVQPDYMGFIFYEKSPRYIGEELNIDLLKTFPRNVKKVGVFVNAHPDLILKTVKKYTLDMVQLHGHETPDVCRGLRSRGLTLIKAFSIEPGFNFSRLNNYKSHCDYFMFDTKGATLGGTGQSFNWEILKEYDNEKAFFLSGGVSPLHAEMITEMKGLNIHAVDINSKFEISPGLKDIDKINAFARQLRPTVQIPQM
- the trpC gene encoding indole-3-glycerol phosphate synthase TrpC → MNILDQIVAHKQKEVAERKSLYPTKLLEKSIYFETQPVSLKKYLLRPDKTGIIAEFKRKSPSKGMINPYVSVERTSVGYMQAGASALSILTDAQFFGGKNEDLTVARKFNFCPILRKDFTIDEYQITEAKSIGADAILLIAAILSPTQIKTLAAFAKSLLLEVLLEVHDKEELDRSITPEVDAIGVNNRNLKDFTVDITLSKELSAAIPSQFVKVSESGISQAETVIELKSYGYQGFLMGETFMKNSRSEKACAEFIEKVQSLTVSVNLNK